The Collibacillus ludicampi region CGGGTATATTTTGTCGCTCGTATTAACCGTTGCCGCCTTCTGGCTGGTGTTGGCACATGTGATGAGCACCACTCTGCTGATCATCACGATTTTGGTGTTGGCGACCCTGCAAATTTTCGTGCAACTGTTCTTCTTCATGCATGTGACAGAAGGAGAGGGGCCCAATTACCATGGAATGGCCCTTATTCTCGGAGCAATTTTTATCATCACGATCGTCTTTGGCTCCCTTTGGATTATGTCGTTTAATGCGCAAGTCCAGTAAACCTTGTGTAGAAAGGGGTGTCGAGCATGTCCATGTCGCAAAGGGACGTGTTGCCGTCTGTTGAAAGCAGCCTGTCCCCTTCCAGCTCGATGCTTCAAACCATCCAAGCGTATATCGCATTGACAAAGCCAAGAATCCTCGTACTGATCGTCTTTACATCTCTCTGTGCAGCTTTTGTTGCACAGAGAGGCATTCCGGATCTGAGAGTCACCCTAGCTATGCTCGTCGGACTCTGGTTGTGTTCGGGCGGTTCGGCAGCCATCAATATGTGGTATGACCGAGATATCGATGCGATTATGAAACGGACATGCAAACGGCCGATCCCCGCCGGATTGGTCGAGCCAAAGGCGGCATTCTGGTTTGGCATCGCATTGGGGATTCTCTCCATCGTGATCTTTCTGGCGTTTGTCAACCCGCTTGCAGCTCTGCTGTCGTTCTTGGGATATGTCTATTACGCGGTCATATATACCATGTGGCTGAAAAGGAGCAC contains the following coding sequences:
- a CDS encoding cytochrome o ubiquinol oxidase subunit IV; translation: MAGGHKHAAQANHHESPKMYIIGYILSLVLTVAAFWLVLAHVMSTTLLIITILVLATLQIFVQLFFFMHVTEGEGPNYHGMALILGAIFIITIVFGSLWIMSFNAQVQ
- a CDS encoding heme o synthase, which produces MSMSQRDVLPSVESSLSPSSSMLQTIQAYIALTKPRILVLIVFTSLCAAFVAQRGIPDLRVTLAMLVGLWLCSGGSAAINMWYDRDIDAIMKRTCKRPIPAGLVEPKAAFWFGIALGILSIVIFLAFVNPLAALLSFLGYVYYAVIYTMWLKRSTPQNIVIGGGAGAVPVLIGWASITGNLSLAPILMFMIIFLWTPPHSWALALYKNEEYTRAGIPMMPVVRGPRSTKRQSVVYAVLLLICSVGLYFTGAVGKLYLIASIVLGVVFLVYNIFMWREKDDQFVWAKRTFFFSLFYMLLIFIFMVIGMAF